One window of Pyrus communis chromosome 12, drPyrComm1.1, whole genome shotgun sequence genomic DNA carries:
- the LOC137710642 gene encoding peptidyl-prolyl cis-trans isomerase FKBP18, chloroplastic isoform X2: protein MASVRCLTVNQRLSRHHSHSKGGGSSTKGQVEQVSVVQKVLPISSSLISCSRRCAAILISTWLPITLISAASPPPPSLARERRNRKIIPLEDYRTTPDGLKYYDLVEGRGPVAEKGSTVEVHFDCLYRGITAVSSRESKLLAGNRSIAQPYVFKVGATPGKERKREFVDNANGLFSAQAAPKPPQAMYSVTEGMKVGGKRTVIVPPEAGYGQRGMNEIPPGATFELNLELLQVIQPDGK, encoded by the exons ATGGCATCAGTAAGGTGCTTGACCGTTAATCAGCGTCTCAGTCGTCATCATTCTCATTCAAAAGGTGGCGGCAGCAGTACTAAAGGGCAAGTAGAGCAAGTTTCAGTAGTACAAAAAGTGTTGCCCATTTCCTCGTCATTGATTTCTTGTTCAAGAAGATGTGCTGCCATTCTCATTAGTACTTGGCTGCCTATCACCCTCATTTCAGCAGCGTCTCCTCCTCCGCCTTCACTGGCGAGAGAGCGACGCAACAGGAAAATCATCCCCCTTGAAGACTACCGCACAACCC CTGATGGATTAAAATATTATGATTTGGTTGAGGGAAGGGGTCCAGTAGCTGAGAAAGGATCAACAGTTGAG GTCCACTTTGACTGCTTGTATCGGGGGATTACAGCCGTGTCAAGTAGGGAATCTAAACTCTTGGCCGGAAATCGTAGTATCGCGCAG CCATACGTGTTCAAAGTTGGAGCTACTCCGGGGAAAGAACGAAAGCGTGAGTTTGTGGACAATGCCAATGGTCTATTTTCTGCACAAGCTGCACCAAAACCCCCTCAAGCAATGTACTCGGTAACCGAGGGGATGAAAGTCGGGGGAAAG CGAACTGTGATTGTTCCTCCAGAGGCTGGCTATGGCCAAAGAGGCATGAATGAGATCCCT
- the LOC137710642 gene encoding peptidyl-prolyl cis-trans isomerase FKBP18, chloroplastic isoform X1, giving the protein MASVRCLTVNQRLSRHHSHSKGGGSSTKGQVEQVSVVQKVLPISSSLISCSRRCAAILISTWLPITLISAASPPPPSLARERRNRKIIPLEDYRTTPADGLKYYDLVEGRGPVAEKGSTVEVHFDCLYRGITAVSSRESKLLAGNRSIAQPYVFKVGATPGKERKREFVDNANGLFSAQAAPKPPQAMYSVTEGMKVGGKRTVIVPPEAGYGQRGMNEIPPGATFELNLELLQVIQPDGK; this is encoded by the exons ATGGCATCAGTAAGGTGCTTGACCGTTAATCAGCGTCTCAGTCGTCATCATTCTCATTCAAAAGGTGGCGGCAGCAGTACTAAAGGGCAAGTAGAGCAAGTTTCAGTAGTACAAAAAGTGTTGCCCATTTCCTCGTCATTGATTTCTTGTTCAAGAAGATGTGCTGCCATTCTCATTAGTACTTGGCTGCCTATCACCCTCATTTCAGCAGCGTCTCCTCCTCCGCCTTCACTGGCGAGAGAGCGACGCAACAGGAAAATCATCCCCCTTGAAGACTACCGCACAACCC cAGCTGATGGATTAAAATATTATGATTTGGTTGAGGGAAGGGGTCCAGTAGCTGAGAAAGGATCAACAGTTGAG GTCCACTTTGACTGCTTGTATCGGGGGATTACAGCCGTGTCAAGTAGGGAATCTAAACTCTTGGCCGGAAATCGTAGTATCGCGCAG CCATACGTGTTCAAAGTTGGAGCTACTCCGGGGAAAGAACGAAAGCGTGAGTTTGTGGACAATGCCAATGGTCTATTTTCTGCACAAGCTGCACCAAAACCCCCTCAAGCAATGTACTCGGTAACCGAGGGGATGAAAGTCGGGGGAAAG CGAACTGTGATTGTTCCTCCAGAGGCTGGCTATGGCCAAAGAGGCATGAATGAGATCCCT
- the LOC137710315 gene encoding MLO-like protein 9 has protein sequence MAGGGGGNAGRELDQTPTWALAAVCFLIIIISIVLEKVLHMVGEFFHHKKKVGLLEALEKVKGELMVLGFISLLLTFGQKYISQVCIPIEAADTMLPCPYRDPDEEAGGGGGDHRRRLLWYERRYLAGGSAGPGCKAGKVPLISLNGLHQLHIFIFFLAIFHVFYGALTMTLGRLKIRAWKVWEREMENDNEFNDPTKFRLTHETSFVRDHTKCWTKTPVTFYLVSFFRQFFRSVRRADYLTMRHGFIAVHLAPGSKFDFQKYIKRSLEDDFKVVVGITPLLWTTMTLYLLLNVHGWEAMFVLSILPLIIILAVGTKLQAIITQMALEIQERHAVVQGIPLVQVSDEHFWFGWPQLVLHLIHFVLFQNAFEITYFFWIWYEFGLRSCFHDNFVLTALRVALGVAVQFMCSYITLPLYALVTQMGSTMKKSIFDEQTNKALKIWQKNAAAKKAGGKSGGKASSGGDSVTKPPPKAKMDKNASTPEQTANITASVDIQGNNTDLLSGP, from the exons ATGGCGGGTGGAGGAGGGGGTAATGCCGGCAGAGAACTCGATCAGACGCCAACATGGGCTCTGGCCGCCGTCTGCTTCCTTATCATTATTATTTCTATCGTTTTGGAAAAGGTTCTTCACATGGTTGGAGAG TTTTTTCATCATAAAAAGAAGGTGGGGTTACTTGAAGCTCTTGAGAAAGTGAAAGGGG AGCTTATGGTTTTGGGATTTATATCTCTGTTATTGACATTTGGGCAAAAGTATATATCTCAAGTGTGTATTCCCATAGAGGCTGCAGACACAATGTTGCCTTGCCCGTACAGAGACCCTGACGAAGAAGCAGGTGGTGGTGGGGGTGACCATCGTCGTAGGCTTTTATGGTATGAACGCAGATATTTAGCTGGTGGTAGCGCAGGTCCTGGCTGCAAAGCG GGAAAAGTGCCATTGATATCTTTAAATGGATTACACCAACTTCACATCTTCATATTCTTTTTAGCAATATTTCACGTTTTTTACGGTGCGTTAACAATGACCCTTGGAAGATTAAAG ATTCGTGCTTGGAAGGTGTGGGAACGAGAGATGGAAAATGATAATGAATTCAATG ATCCTACAAAATTCAGGCTCACTCACGAGACATCTTTTGTGAGAGACCACACCAAGTGTTGGACTAAAACACCAGTCACCTTCTATCTT GTAAGCTTTTTCAGACAATTCTTTAGGTCTGTTCGTAGGGCTGACTACTTGACCATGCGACATGGGTTCATCGCT GTTCATTTAGCACCTGGAAGTAAGTTTGACTTTCAAAAATATATCAAAAGGTCATTAGAAGATGACTTTAAGGTGGTTGTGGGAATCAC TCCACTCTTATGGACTACAATGACTCTCTACTTGCTTCTCAATGTTCATG GATGGGAAGCTATGTTTGTGCTATCCATACTTCCTCTAATT ATAATCTTAGCTGTTGGAACAAAGCTGCAAGCAATTATAACACAAATGGCACTTGAAATCCAAGAAAGGCATGCTGTAGTCCAAGGAATACCTCTGGTGCAAGTCTCAGACGAGCATTTTTGGTTCGGCTGGCCTCAGTTAGTTCTTCATCTGATCCATTTTGTCCTCTTTCAG AATGCATTTGAGATTACATATTTTTTCTGGATATGG TACGAGTTTGGGCTGAGATCTTGTTTCCATGATAATTTCGTTCTCACAGCACTTAGAGTTGCACTTGG CGTAGCAGTTCAGTTTATGTGCAGCTACATCACACTTCCGCTATATGCATTGGTTACGCAG ATGGGATCAACAATGAAGAAGTCGATCTTTGATGAACAAACTAACAAGGCTTTAAAGATATGGCAAAAAAATGCTGCTGCAAAGAAAGCTGGTGGGAAGTCGGGAGGTAAAGCATCTTCGGGTGGCGACTCAGTAACAAAGCCACCACCAAAGGCTAAGATGGACAAAAACGCATCAACTCCTGAACAGACAGCAAACATCACGGCCAGCGTAGATATTCAAGGCAACAACACTGACCTCCTATCAGGACCGTGA
- the LOC137710314 gene encoding transcription initiation factor TFIID subunit 4b-like isoform X2, with amino-acid sequence MHSGADVEAFQAALNRDIEGDASASQPSDSDSAILSQGSNNTSSQPLPQFQTTGQDESTACEMQHDEKIAQPRELHSYEMELKQQGSVAENMQLKSDASQELGHFSLSQKQPQGDLQQGQAEQKSLQVHETTGTPISGKIPVSKQEQDITPTPQSESQYLKLQRMSSQQSMITEQPSNPMNRSKQVPFGLLLPVLLPQLDKDRAMQLNTLFGKLKNNEISKDAFVRHIRSVVGDQMLKLAVMKVQSQPGPKHQLLPQASVQQQSPRMPSASAGSTQFADPRSFALNQRGTNSPTDPSHIPSSTVQLQSDSSHSVIENSAKKLREAERQSDSHGMQVSQMSSSSVVAGNQERERSSGPMQILNKQQQQLQYPQSSYSMYGSTGGNYHPYTGTSINTLPLKQQPHDSQLRQIPQHQSMGSAQSGGEAKGGNVMGVSNLERQNSMKDPSRLQGGSLSHFTNNSTLQQNIAPWQSSNKEPHSGPLSSIPFAKQELTDQTAEQQHKPPLSNSQELPSAAKLEQGNGSPGISMDEPLDKQSSRMGFPASVSIGASSSTSTVPPNSVSSSVTTQADPNVLLGHRIPSGTSPAGISNRAPPKKPSVGQKKPLEALGSSPPPSSKKQKVSGTFLDQSIEQLNDVTAVSGVNLREEEEQLFSGPKEDSRASEASRKFVQEEEERLILQKEPLQKKLAEIMIKCGLKSVSNDVERCLSLCVEERMRGLINNLIRLSKQRVDAEKPRHRTIITSDVRQQVMNLNQNAREEFEKKQAEAEKLRKLNEPEVSNGVDGDKDKDEGRSKSFKPNKEEDDKMRTTAANVAARAAVGGDDMLSKWQLMAEQARQKREGGIEVASGSQPGKDVNRKPTLSAGRTMKDNQEAEKRSGGTPVASAAGTIRKCGKNQVNVPQTKVARSISVKDVIAVLEREPQMSRSTLIYRLFERVQSNTTGE; translated from the exons ATGCATTCGGGGGCGGATGTGGAGGCCTTCCAGGCTGCCCTCAATAGGGACATTGAAGGAGATGCCTCTGCTTCCCAGCCATCTGATTCCGACTCCG CGATTTTGTCTCAAGGAAGCAATAATACTTCTAGTCAGCCATTACCACAGTTCCAAACAACTGGTCAGGATGAAAGTACAGCTTGCGAAATGCAACATGACGAAAAAATTGCACAACCACGAGAACTGCATTCATATGAAATGGAGCTAAAGCAACAAGGATCTGTTGCTGAAAATATGCAGCTAAAAAGTGATGCCTCACAGGAACTTGGTCACTTTTCTTTGTCCCAGAAGCAACCCCAAGGTGATCTTCAACAAGGGCAAGCAGAACAAAAATCCCTTCAGGTACATGAAACAACTGGCACGCCGATTTCCGGAAAAATTCCCGTCTCCAAACAGGAGCAGGACATTACACCTACTCCGCAAAGCGAATCTCAGTACTTAAAGCTTCAGAGGATGAGCAGTCAACAGTCAATGATCACTGAGCAGCCAAGCAACCCAATGAATCGTAGTAAACAAGTACCATTTGGCCTGTTACTACCTGTCCTATTGCCCCAGCTTGATAAGGACAGGGCCATGCAACTTAATACTCTATTTGGCAAACTCAAG AATAATGAAATCTCAAAAGACGCTTTTGTTCGGCACATTAGAAGTGTTGTTGGGGACCAGATGCTCAAATTGGCAGTAATGAAAGTACAATCGCAG CCAGGTCCTAAACACCAGTTACTGCCTCAGGCTTCAGTGCAGCAACAGTCTCCTAGGATGCCATCCGCTAGTGCAGGTTCCACACAGTTCGCTGATCCTCGTTCATTTGCACTTAATCAGAGAGGCACCAACTCTCCGACAGACCCATCGCACATTCCATCTTCAACAGTTCAACTGCAGTCTGATTCAAGCCATTCAGTCATTGAAAACAGTGCTAAAAAACTGCGGGAGGCAGAACGTCAGTCAGACTCTCATGGAATGCAAGTAAGCCAAATGTCTTCTTCTAGTGTGGTAGCTGGGAATCAAGAAAGGGAGCGCTCATCAGGTCCTATGCAAATACTTAATAAACAGCAACAACAGTTGCAGTATCCACAATCATCCTATTCCATGTATGGAAGTACTGGTGGTAATTATCACCCATATACGGGGACAAGTATCAATACATTGCCTCTCAAACAGCAACCTCATGATTCACAACTTAGACAAATACCACAACATCAAAGCATGGGTTCAGCTCAGTCAGGTGGGGAAGCAAAGGGAGGGAACGTCATGGGTGTGTCCAATTTGGAGAGGCAAAATTCGATGAAGGACCCTAGTAGACTGCAGGGTGGATCTCTTTCGCACTTTACAAATAATTCAACTTTACAACAGAATATAGCTCCTTGGCAATCCTCAAATAAAGAGCCACATTCTGGTCCTTTGTCATCAATTCCTTTTGCAAAACAGGAACTGACTGATCAGACTGCCGAGCAGCAGCACAAACCCCCATTATCTAATTCACAGGAATTGCCTTCTGCTGCGAAACTTGAACAGGGGAATGGGTCACCTGGAATTTCAATGGACGAGCCGTTAGATAAGCAATCTTCAAGAATGGGGTTTCCAGCATCTGTAAGCATTGGGGCTTCATCTTCTACAAGCACAGTGCCCCCGAATTCTGTTTCTTCTTCCGTAACAACGCAAGCTGATCCCAATGTCTTG TTAGGCCATCGAATACCCTCTGGAACTTCTCCTGCTGGGATTAGTAATAGAGCACCTCCAAAAAAGCCTTCTGTTGGCCAAAAGAAGCCTCTTGAAGCACTTGGTTCTTCCCCACCTCCGTCAAG TAAGAAGCAAAAGGTATCCGGGACCTTTTTGGATCAAAGCATTGAACAACTGAATGATGTGACTGCTGTTAGTGGAGTTAATCTTAGG GAAGAGGAAGAGCAGCTGTTTTCTGGGCCCAAGGAGGATAGTCGAGCTTCAGAAGCATCTCGAAAGtttgttcaagaagaagaagagaggttGATTTTGCAGAAGGAACCCTTGCAGAAAAAGTTGGCAGAAATTA TGATCAAATGTGGATTGAAAAGTGTAAGCAATGATGTGGAGCGGTGCTTGTCACTG TGTGTGGAGGAAAGAATGAGGGGACTAATAAATAATCTGATCAGACTGTCAAAGcag CGAGTTGATGCTGAGAAGCCGAGACACCGCACTATTATTACCTCTGATGTTCGGCAGCAAGTTATGAATCTCAACCAGAATGCCAGggaagaatttgaaaaaaagcAAGCCGAGGCAGAAAAGCTTCGAAAGCTTAATGAA CCTGAGGTTAGCAACGGAGTTGATGGTGATAAGGACAAAGATGAAGGTCGTTCGAAATCATTTAAG CCAAACAAAGAGGAAGATGACAAAATGAGGACAACAGCAGCAAATGTTGCTGCCCGAGCTGCTGTTGGAGGAGATGACATGTTGTCAAAATGGCAACTTATGGCTGAGCAAGCCCGGCAAAAACGTGAAGGTGGGATTGAAGTAGCATCTGGGTCCCAGCCAGGTAAAGATGTAAACCGCAAGCCTACATTATCAGCTGGAAGAACTATGAAGGACAATCAAGAAGCAGAGAAAAGGAGCGGTGGAACTCCTGTTGCTTCAGCTG CTGGGACTATTAGAAAATGCGGAAAGAACCAAGTTAATGTGCCTCAAACGAAGGTGGCTCGTAGTATATCTGTTAAGGATGTGATTGCTGTCCTAGAGAGAGAACCTCAGATGTCGAGATCTACTCTGATATATCGCTTGTTTGAGAGAGTTCAATCTAACACCACTGGTGAATAA
- the LOC137710314 gene encoding transcription initiation factor TFIID subunit 4b-like isoform X1 produces the protein MDPSIMKKLLEDDEDETMHSGADVEAFQAALNRDIEGDASASQPSDSDSAILSQGSNNTSSQPLPQFQTTGQDESTACEMQHDEKIAQPRELHSYEMELKQQGSVAENMQLKSDASQELGHFSLSQKQPQGDLQQGQAEQKSLQVHETTGTPISGKIPVSKQEQDITPTPQSESQYLKLQRMSSQQSMITEQPSNPMNRSKQVPFGLLLPVLLPQLDKDRAMQLNTLFGKLKNNEISKDAFVRHIRSVVGDQMLKLAVMKVQSQPGPKHQLLPQASVQQQSPRMPSASAGSTQFADPRSFALNQRGTNSPTDPSHIPSSTVQLQSDSSHSVIENSAKKLREAERQSDSHGMQVSQMSSSSVVAGNQERERSSGPMQILNKQQQQLQYPQSSYSMYGSTGGNYHPYTGTSINTLPLKQQPHDSQLRQIPQHQSMGSAQSGGEAKGGNVMGVSNLERQNSMKDPSRLQGGSLSHFTNNSTLQQNIAPWQSSNKEPHSGPLSSIPFAKQELTDQTAEQQHKPPLSNSQELPSAAKLEQGNGSPGISMDEPLDKQSSRMGFPASVSIGASSSTSTVPPNSVSSSVTTQADPNVLLGHRIPSGTSPAGISNRAPPKKPSVGQKKPLEALGSSPPPSSKKQKVSGTFLDQSIEQLNDVTAVSGVNLREEEEQLFSGPKEDSRASEASRKFVQEEEERLILQKEPLQKKLAEIMIKCGLKSVSNDVERCLSLCVEERMRGLINNLIRLSKQRVDAEKPRHRTIITSDVRQQVMNLNQNAREEFEKKQAEAEKLRKLNEPEVSNGVDGDKDKDEGRSKSFKPNKEEDDKMRTTAANVAARAAVGGDDMLSKWQLMAEQARQKREGGIEVASGSQPGKDVNRKPTLSAGRTMKDNQEAEKRSGGTPVASAAGTIRKCGKNQVNVPQTKVARSISVKDVIAVLEREPQMSRSTLIYRLFERVQSNTTGE, from the exons ATGGACCCCTCCATTATGAAGAAGCTGCTCGAAGACGATGAg GACGAAACCATGCATTCGGGGGCGGATGTGGAGGCCTTCCAGGCTGCCCTCAATAGGGACATTGAAGGAGATGCCTCTGCTTCCCAGCCATCTGATTCCGACTCCG CGATTTTGTCTCAAGGAAGCAATAATACTTCTAGTCAGCCATTACCACAGTTCCAAACAACTGGTCAGGATGAAAGTACAGCTTGCGAAATGCAACATGACGAAAAAATTGCACAACCACGAGAACTGCATTCATATGAAATGGAGCTAAAGCAACAAGGATCTGTTGCTGAAAATATGCAGCTAAAAAGTGATGCCTCACAGGAACTTGGTCACTTTTCTTTGTCCCAGAAGCAACCCCAAGGTGATCTTCAACAAGGGCAAGCAGAACAAAAATCCCTTCAGGTACATGAAACAACTGGCACGCCGATTTCCGGAAAAATTCCCGTCTCCAAACAGGAGCAGGACATTACACCTACTCCGCAAAGCGAATCTCAGTACTTAAAGCTTCAGAGGATGAGCAGTCAACAGTCAATGATCACTGAGCAGCCAAGCAACCCAATGAATCGTAGTAAACAAGTACCATTTGGCCTGTTACTACCTGTCCTATTGCCCCAGCTTGATAAGGACAGGGCCATGCAACTTAATACTCTATTTGGCAAACTCAAG AATAATGAAATCTCAAAAGACGCTTTTGTTCGGCACATTAGAAGTGTTGTTGGGGACCAGATGCTCAAATTGGCAGTAATGAAAGTACAATCGCAG CCAGGTCCTAAACACCAGTTACTGCCTCAGGCTTCAGTGCAGCAACAGTCTCCTAGGATGCCATCCGCTAGTGCAGGTTCCACACAGTTCGCTGATCCTCGTTCATTTGCACTTAATCAGAGAGGCACCAACTCTCCGACAGACCCATCGCACATTCCATCTTCAACAGTTCAACTGCAGTCTGATTCAAGCCATTCAGTCATTGAAAACAGTGCTAAAAAACTGCGGGAGGCAGAACGTCAGTCAGACTCTCATGGAATGCAAGTAAGCCAAATGTCTTCTTCTAGTGTGGTAGCTGGGAATCAAGAAAGGGAGCGCTCATCAGGTCCTATGCAAATACTTAATAAACAGCAACAACAGTTGCAGTATCCACAATCATCCTATTCCATGTATGGAAGTACTGGTGGTAATTATCACCCATATACGGGGACAAGTATCAATACATTGCCTCTCAAACAGCAACCTCATGATTCACAACTTAGACAAATACCACAACATCAAAGCATGGGTTCAGCTCAGTCAGGTGGGGAAGCAAAGGGAGGGAACGTCATGGGTGTGTCCAATTTGGAGAGGCAAAATTCGATGAAGGACCCTAGTAGACTGCAGGGTGGATCTCTTTCGCACTTTACAAATAATTCAACTTTACAACAGAATATAGCTCCTTGGCAATCCTCAAATAAAGAGCCACATTCTGGTCCTTTGTCATCAATTCCTTTTGCAAAACAGGAACTGACTGATCAGACTGCCGAGCAGCAGCACAAACCCCCATTATCTAATTCACAGGAATTGCCTTCTGCTGCGAAACTTGAACAGGGGAATGGGTCACCTGGAATTTCAATGGACGAGCCGTTAGATAAGCAATCTTCAAGAATGGGGTTTCCAGCATCTGTAAGCATTGGGGCTTCATCTTCTACAAGCACAGTGCCCCCGAATTCTGTTTCTTCTTCCGTAACAACGCAAGCTGATCCCAATGTCTTG TTAGGCCATCGAATACCCTCTGGAACTTCTCCTGCTGGGATTAGTAATAGAGCACCTCCAAAAAAGCCTTCTGTTGGCCAAAAGAAGCCTCTTGAAGCACTTGGTTCTTCCCCACCTCCGTCAAG TAAGAAGCAAAAGGTATCCGGGACCTTTTTGGATCAAAGCATTGAACAACTGAATGATGTGACTGCTGTTAGTGGAGTTAATCTTAGG GAAGAGGAAGAGCAGCTGTTTTCTGGGCCCAAGGAGGATAGTCGAGCTTCAGAAGCATCTCGAAAGtttgttcaagaagaagaagagaggttGATTTTGCAGAAGGAACCCTTGCAGAAAAAGTTGGCAGAAATTA TGATCAAATGTGGATTGAAAAGTGTAAGCAATGATGTGGAGCGGTGCTTGTCACTG TGTGTGGAGGAAAGAATGAGGGGACTAATAAATAATCTGATCAGACTGTCAAAGcag CGAGTTGATGCTGAGAAGCCGAGACACCGCACTATTATTACCTCTGATGTTCGGCAGCAAGTTATGAATCTCAACCAGAATGCCAGggaagaatttgaaaaaaagcAAGCCGAGGCAGAAAAGCTTCGAAAGCTTAATGAA CCTGAGGTTAGCAACGGAGTTGATGGTGATAAGGACAAAGATGAAGGTCGTTCGAAATCATTTAAG CCAAACAAAGAGGAAGATGACAAAATGAGGACAACAGCAGCAAATGTTGCTGCCCGAGCTGCTGTTGGAGGAGATGACATGTTGTCAAAATGGCAACTTATGGCTGAGCAAGCCCGGCAAAAACGTGAAGGTGGGATTGAAGTAGCATCTGGGTCCCAGCCAGGTAAAGATGTAAACCGCAAGCCTACATTATCAGCTGGAAGAACTATGAAGGACAATCAAGAAGCAGAGAAAAGGAGCGGTGGAACTCCTGTTGCTTCAGCTG CTGGGACTATTAGAAAATGCGGAAAGAACCAAGTTAATGTGCCTCAAACGAAGGTGGCTCGTAGTATATCTGTTAAGGATGTGATTGCTGTCCTAGAGAGAGAACCTCAGATGTCGAGATCTACTCTGATATATCGCTTGTTTGAGAGAGTTCAATCTAACACCACTGGTGAATAA